In Shewanella glacialimarina, the genomic stretch AAACGCTTAAGCCTAATCAGAAGCTTGAAATGCAGGTTTCTAATGTCGATTTAGCGGGTGATATGCGTCCTACTTTTGGTGCGACAACTGGCGACTTGCGGGTTGTTAAAGAGCTATACCCACCAAAAATGACCTTTACTTATCAAATTTTGGAAGATAATAAAGTCATTATTAGTGGCGATGAAAAATTGACTGACATGAGTTTTCTGAGCCGTATAAGTCGAATTAATGAACGTCCTTTTTCGGCTGAAACGACTATGCTAAATGATTGGCTAAAACGTACGGTTGCCCCACAACTTGAGGCACCCAAAGCGCTTTAAGCGACATGTAATTCCATTATTTGCTCCGATAACAGGTAAAGTCCGCTAACGGCGAGTTTTGCCTGTTTTTTTGCTTGAGCACTTAATGTCGACAATTGATGCTCTGTCGCATTAGTGGTAATGCTTGGAGGTAATACCCCGATACATAATGAAATCAATGGGTGATGTTGCAATTGTCCATTTCTATCCTCTGTAAATATGCTTTGGCTTTGTAAGTGTTCGTCGCGATAAAATTCACTCTTATGCTGATTAAATTTCTCAATAATGTGTTTGCTGTGCTCTATGGTATTTTCACAAGTGCAAATCATCACAAAATCATCCCCACCAATATGCCCTACAAAGCAGCGGTCGCTTTGATACGGCATTAATAGTTTCGCTACCACCTGAATAACTTCATCCCCACGACAAAACCCATAAATATCGTTATATGGCTTAAAGTGACATAAATCTAAATAGGCTAAATAGAATGGTTTTCGTTGAGTTCTTAACAGCTTCAGTTCCTCTTGAATAGGCACGTTACCGGGTAAATTGGTCAATGGGTTTGCGTGTCGAGCCATTTTTATGCGGTGTTCAGTGATTCTTTGTAGTAAGTCTTTGGTATGACCGATACCGATGAGTTTTTGATTGCGGGTAATAATAAATTGCTGAGCGACTGTATTAGCGTCTTCTGATGTTAGTAATTGACTGACTTCAGATAAAGGCCTATTGGCGTCAATTTGTAACACATGAGTGTCCATTACTGCACTTGCTGGATGATTTTCATGCAATGCGCGTCCGTATGGCGTACTAAATAGCTCTAACAATGTTGTGCGGTTAATAATACCCTGAGCAACACCATCCTCAACTATAACAATAGCTTGTAATGCAGGTTGATCTGTAAATTTTTGACTAAGTTGTTTCAATTGTGTTGTTGCCGTGGTAGTAATTGCACTATGACAAATACTTTCTGCTGTTTCACAGTATCGAATGCGAGGGGCGCTGGGTGGGCTAACCTGCGGTTGATAATATTCTTGTATTGGCTGGGTTTCAGGTCTGCCAAGTAGATATCCTTGGCAATAACTTATCCCTAACTGAGAAAGCATTGTGAGCTCTTCTTTTGTTTCAATGCCTTCAGCAATCACTTTACAGGTTAAGCTTTGACATAAATCGACAATTGAGCGAACAAACTCTTGTTTTACTGGGGTAATATCTATTTGATGAATGAAATGGCGATCAATTTTAACATAATCAGGCGCGAGCTCTGACCATAGCCTTAAACCGGAATAGCCGGCGCCTAGGTCGTCAATTGCGGTAAGAAAACCTTGATTTCGATAATGATTTAGGCAGGATTTGAGCAAGTCTATATCATCTGCGGGATATTGTTCCGATAGCTCTATGACGACATCACTCGGCGATAAGCCTAATTGCTTAATGAGCTTTAAGGTGGCGCCTTTGGGATGTGTCGGATCGAGTAACGCTTTTGGCGATATATTAATGAATAACTTGCCCGGCAATTGCCGCTGTTTAAAAGCATTAATTGATATACCGCGACAGAGCGTTTCTAATTCACTGAGTTTGTCGCAATGTTCTGCCGTTTTAAACAGGGAAGCGGGAGAGTGCAAAGTGCTATGTTGTGGACCTCTGCTTAATGCTTCAAACCCATGTAGCTTGTTGGTGCTGATATTAAAAATGGGCTGGAATACGGCATTAATATTTTGTGTATCAATGATTTCATTTAATGTATTACATAAATCGATAGAAGACATGAGGGGTATCTTACAACGGATGATAGCTTATCATAATCTTCATCAATGACAGAT encodes the following:
- a CDS encoding DUF3016 domain-containing protein is translated as MNINYLLVVGAFVSSVAIAEEVEVVSPITETGIVKVEWLEPDNYNDIKASNELQSRFENRFFETMTKNINKQAEKTLKPNQKLEMQVSNVDLAGDMRPTFGATTGDLRVVKELYPPKMTFTYQILEDNKVIISGDEKLTDMSFLSRISRINERPFSAETTMLNDWLKRTVAPQLEAPKAL
- a CDS encoding GGDEF domain-containing protein; the protein is MSSIDLCNTLNEIIDTQNINAVFQPIFNISTNKLHGFEALSRGPQHSTLHSPASLFKTAEHCDKLSELETLCRGISINAFKQRQLPGKLFINISPKALLDPTHPKGATLKLIKQLGLSPSDVVIELSEQYPADDIDLLKSCLNHYRNQGFLTAIDDLGAGYSGLRLWSELAPDYVKIDRHFIHQIDITPVKQEFVRSIVDLCQSLTCKVIAEGIETKEELTMLSQLGISYCQGYLLGRPETQPIQEYYQPQVSPPSAPRIRYCETAESICHSAITTTATTQLKQLSQKFTDQPALQAIVIVEDGVAQGIINRTTLLELFSTPYGRALHENHPASAVMDTHVLQIDANRPLSEVSQLLTSEDANTVAQQFIITRNQKLIGIGHTKDLLQRITEHRIKMARHANPLTNLPGNVPIQEELKLLRTQRKPFYLAYLDLCHFKPYNDIYGFCRGDEVIQVVAKLLMPYQSDRCFVGHIGGDDFVMICTCENTIEHSKHIIEKFNQHKSEFYRDEHLQSQSIFTEDRNGQLQHHPLISLCIGVLPPSITTNATEHQLSTLSAQAKKQAKLAVSGLYLLSEQIMELHVA